The Natator depressus isolate rNatDep1 chromosome 23, rNatDep2.hap1, whole genome shotgun sequence sequence AGCTTTAGAAATGAATTAAAACTTTCTTCTGAGTAGTAAAATCCACAATTATCTATATGGTATCACCCAGTGGTATACACGAGCCGGTTTATTTTTAAGTGAACTCAAAAGGATTTAAATTGGAAGGAAACCTAAAAACTGAGTGCTCAGGAGACTCAAGAAAACACGTGTTATCAAGAACTACCCCTTAATACAACGCCACACAAACGAATTTGGATAAAAATAAGTGTCCTCGGAAAACTAGTAAACTGTAATTTAAAACACGTACAACTAGACCTCTGTGCCCAGCAAACCCAGCTCCTTCTGTGCGAAAGTGGGTGGCCCTTAAAAGGACCTTTGGGTTGTAGCAGCCGTACCGGTTCCTGGGCTGGCAGTTTAACCCCCGAAGCCGTACAGGGTGCGCCCTTGGCGCTTCAGGGCGTACACCACATCCATGGCAGTCACCGTCTTCCGCTTGGCGTGCTCGGTGTAAGTCACCGCGTCGCGGATCACGTTCTCCAGGAAAACCTTCAGCACCCCCCGGGTCTCCTCGTAGATCAGCCCCGAGATGCGCTTCACCCCGCCGCGGCGAGCCAGTCGGCGGATCGCAGGCTTAGTAATACCCTGGATATTATCCCTTAATACCTTACGGTGTCTCTTAGCACCTCCCTTACCTAGGCCCTTTCCGCCCTTACCACGGCCCGACATTTCCACTCTGAGTTTAAGTAACACAAAAAGGAAAGTGCCCTCTGGGCCAAGCCAAGGGCTTAACTAGGCTGGGATCCGACCAGAGGGAGAACTGCGAGGGAAGCCGGCGGGAACGCCCTCTCCCGCCCGCTTCTCAGCCCAGCCGCGTGAcgctctttcccctcccaccaatGAGACACAGCGCATCGCACCCCAGCCAGTCCTGAGCCAGAATTCTACTTTAAATGCAAAAGAGTGAATTTTGGCGCGCGCGCCCGCGTGCAGTTCATAGCTCTTGCACCCCTAGGCTTCCTGCATCAGATAGGAATGCAAAAAAAGAGCTTGAGCCCCCAGCATCTCTTCCATTGTAAAAGGAGGGAGCTGTTATTTCCCTCTAGTACTGAGGGGACCACTGGAGACCTGTGTCacggcgtccccgggcgatgctctggatctgctccctaagaagccaggcaggactccgggggagcctcctctctgggagcagcctgtccccAGAGCAAGACACtgcccggcttccaccttcctgggtctgacctcggagccttcagcctcccctgccccaccctgcgcttcccgcagcgagtccgcccaggcggggctcctggggaagccagagggtcctgccccccaactccacagtctgacgtgactctcagccagccggtaaaacagaaggtttattaatTAACAAGAACACAGTATAGAACAGGACTTGTTAGCGCAGAAATCCCTGACTTTCAATCCACTCCATCCTGGGGAGTCCTGGGCTAGGCGGCCTTGGCTCCCCACAGACAGACTCCCAGCTTCCAGCCACCCAACCTCAGACACCCCTGTTGCTCCTCCTTGCGTTTGTCTCGCTTCCCTGgtcacatccccctcctgggtctcaggttaggAAGGGCACCCGTCGTAGCATCCAaacaggcagctggagcagcctcacctgccccagaggtctcAGCCAAAGGCACACACCCCTATTCCCACCAGTGGGGTATTAGTAcagcacatggggaaactgaggcatacacagtattcatgcaaaacagtaaaattcACATAGGCTGAACAGTAggactcacatacaacataatgAGGGGAAATCCCtactttgtcacatctctccccggTTTGAGACGGAACTGAGTggggggtcactttagccagtggcCTGGGGAAATTCAGgcccccctctccgggacaaagTATCAAAGTTATAACATTTGTACTCCCCTTAACAGGGACCACCTCCGTCTCATACTCCTGAAGGGACAGAGTCCACCTCAGGAGTTTGACACTGGCCCCTTGCATCTGGTGCAGCCACGGCAGGGCGAGTGGTCCATGTACACAGTGAAGCGCTGCCCAAATAGCTCTGGCTGCAGCTTTAagagccccgcccccagggctAGGTATTCCTTCTTTATGTACCTGACATGAGCTGGAATCATAAAGGGGGATGTGGGAAGTCACACAAGTAACCCACCAGGCTCATCCAGAtgtgaaaaaaatgcaaaatgggTGTGGACTAGCAGAAGCAATTTAATCAATCCAAAATACCACAGCGTGAGCACACACCTTACAGTGGTATGGCGTTTTCAAAATAGATTTATAGCTCTTCCAAGCTCATTAGCTAAAGCAAGAGAAGAAAGCAACCGATAAAAAAATCGAACTTTTCTCTGTGGACACAAGACAGCGtagactgaaaaaataaaaaaatggacaCTAAAAGACATTCTGCCATATAGGCAACCCTGTCTTTTCTTATTGCCAAACACGAAGTATTCAGAGAATGTGTGTTTTTTGTGCTATGCAGAACAAATCAAACCAGAAAAATGCTCTGGTTCTAttggggatggggaagaaaaggCAGATAGCAGAGGATGGTTTCGATCCATCGACCTCTGGGTTATGGGCCCAGCACGCTTCCGCTGCGCCACTCTGCTAGGCGGTGACATAGGTTTGTGTAAATGGATgtcatgcatgtgtgtgttcttgcACCAGGGCCAAAAGGCGAGAGATCCAGTTTAACACGGTTTCCTTTTCATTCTCTTGAAGCACAGGGTCGCTGGCAAGAACAACAAAGAGTCTCCTGCCAGGAGAACTATCGGGTGGCGGCTTTGCCTTGTTTAATTCACGGTCCCCACTGAAATGCCTGCATGACCAGCCGGGTTCCGGGCTTGCTTTCGGCAGTGGGATTTTTTGGGGTGCTGGGAGCTCCTTGCTTTCTGCAGTCTTTGTATGTTGCTTTACTAATAAAGGGCAACATGGGTGTGAAATTAACCCCATTAACGTCCTGTTCTTTTAATAAAAGAGAATTGGGTGTTGCGTTGGCCGGGAATCGAACCCGGGTCAACTGCTTGGAAGGCAGCTATGCTCACCACTATACCACCAACGCAGACGAGCAGCAATTTGCTTCTGCCTTTCTTGTGCAACTCCCCGTCAGTGGCCTATGGCCGCCCATGGGCCTATTACAATCCTGCCTGCTTCAAACCAGCCAGCAGGGGTCAGCGGCCTGGGTCCCTGTGCGACTGGTGCTGTTACTTCTCTTTTGCTGCTCGCAAGAggagtcttttaaaaaaacaaccaaccaacccaccccCCTGAAAAATTCCTGAAACCTATCCCTGAGCCAAAGCTTTCTAACCCTGCTGCTATTCAGCTGGAGGATGGCCCAGACAGGTTTGGGAGTTGGTGGATGCCTCTTCACTAGACGTTTTCAAAGGGGGGATGGCTAAGCCTCTGTCTTGGACAGcagacccaacaaatcctgccTCTTGGCCGGAGGTTGGAGCAGAAAGCCCTGGCTGTCCCCTCGTCTAGGCTCAGCCGCGCCCCTCTGTTTTCCAGCACTCTGGGGAAGAATTCAGCGGCTCTTCCCTCTTCCGTCTGTATTgaaattactttattttaaagggtAACTCCGGATTATAAATCGTGGCTCGCTTTTTGATCTTCTTTTCGCAGATGGCTACAACCACTCAGGGGAGtctccctgggagcagagccgcGGAGAAACATGGGCTACACTTTGCCACTTGAGGCAGTCTGCCCATGGGGGGGAGTGTGATCGGGGGCCATTGTCTGCCCCcggctcctttccctcccccacataaTTAGGGAGAGAAAAAGAATATGGAGATGCCAGGGATTGAACCCGGGACCTCATACATGCGAAGCATGCGCTCTACCACTGAGCTACATCCCCTTCTGGAAATTGTTTTCCCATACACCAGATTTGCTTCCAGCGCTGGGCTGGGGCGCCCAGCACCCAGGATATGATGTCCATGAAAATCAGACTTCAACTCTCCGCAGAAGACGAGGTGGCCGAgtggttaaggcgatggactgcTAATCCATTGTGCTCTGCACGCGTGGGTTCGAATCCCATCCTCGTCGGTCCCCTTGCTTTAGTTACTTTTTTGGGGTGGAACACATCAGCACCAAACTGTGGGCTCACGATCCCCCCATGGCTGTGCTTTGGGCGGCAGGGGAGTCCCAAGCAAGCTCCTGTTTATAAGGCCCCAGTCACGGAAGGGTGACCCTGCTTCTTGCAACCTCCGGCCTTCAAAGCAGCCGTGAAAGAGTTTGTGACAAGGGCAGGCAGGAAAGCGCTGGTGCCTTTTGCTGTATGCGAGACTGTGCTGCGCAAAGAAGGCGACAACTACTCCAAGGTACAAGCTCCTCTTTCGTCCTGCGCTGAGCTGCAGCCGGCTTGGGGGTCATTCTCTAACCTGACCCACTGATTCGTATTTCCAGCCCCATCCATACCTGGTCCTTTCCCTCGCTAGCTTTCCTTTGCTTATCTCTGCCCCCACAGGTGGTCTTCCCCTGTAGCCCCAGCGGTCCTTGCGCCTTCTCGGTTGTGGTTTCACAGCGCTGAGCTTTCGTACAATGAAGAAGAAATTACATCGGCTCCAGTAGTAGAAAAGAGTCAGTGGCCCCAAAGGAGAAGCCACGAATAGATAATGCTACGTGTGAAAGGGAAGTCGAGGTACGTGCGCGCAGCAAGCAGATGTCTCTGTGGCGCAATCGGTTAGCGCGTTCGGCTGTTAACCGAAAGGTTGGTGGTTCGAGCCCACCCAGGGACGAGTTCTATTTAAACCGCCGGTGCTTTTAACAACTTCCAAGCACATTTGCGCCTGCTGTTACATTGTCACATTATCCAAATGGTTCACACAAGGACTATCTTATAACCTGCGCCGTATCTACACCACACTCTAGCCCCCTGATTAACCTTGGAATCGCAGGCACAGGAGTGGGGAGTCTGTTGACTTCCCAGCAGTTGGGGATCTTTTCTGGTTACACCGATTTGTCTTGGCCATTTAGTTTAGCCTCCTATGTGCCCCCCTCGTGGCAATAAATGGATGGATGGTTAAAAAGTCGGTTCTCAGCGTCAAGGTACAAAGACATGACACGCCTTAGGATATGGCGCCACTTTGTGGCCATCTCGCTCGACTCCTTTTAAATAGATTTATGTTCACCGAAATTTTTTCTCCCTAGAAATCCAAGAACAGATTTTGAGTTTCTATATATAAACGCCACAGTAGGGACTCGGCCTTGGAACAGATATTGAGGAGGGGGCGGACTGGGGAGTCACTTAATAAGGCCTTTAAAGATGCTGTTCCTTGGGTGCTTTTCATCTCCCCCGCGGCTACCTGCCACCTACATCCGTCAACCAACCCTGGGCCAAGTCTGCCTTTCACTACCAACTTTTCAATGGTAAATGGAATCACCCCAATTCCAGCATGGTCGGATTACAAAATGGGCTAAAAACCCGGCTACGATTAAGGTCTGAACATCTTTAAGTAACTTTCTTTTCCGGTGAGCTAATGGTATCAAAGCTAGATCACATTTGCAGATTGACCTAATCGCAACATTTATAGGACACGAAGCTTTGCACTAAACAAACTCCGTGTTTAGGGAAAAAACCACTTGGCAAATGTAACCCTGATTAAGGCAGATAAAGGGTGAATTTCAACTCTTCCGCGTGGGCACGTGGTGGCTCTTAGAAGAGCCTTTGGGGGGGTTGGTTTGGGAGCCGGCGGGCTCCGAGGGGAGCGGCTCTAGGCTCTCTCCCCGCGGATGCGGCGCGCCAGCTGGATGTCCTTGGGCATGATGGTGACTCGCTTGGCGTGGATGGCGCACAGGTTGGTGTCCTCGAAGAGCCCCACCAGATAAGCCTCGCTCGCCTCCTGCAAGGCCATGACGGCCGAGCTCTGGAAGCGCAGGTCCGTC is a genomic window containing:
- the LOC141976344 gene encoding histone H4, with the protein product MSGRGKGGKGLGKGGAKRHRKVLRDNIQGITKPAIRRLARRGGVKRISGLIYEETRGVLKVFLENVIRDAVTYTEHAKRKTVTAMDVVYALKRQGRTLYGFGG